The Salvia hispanica cultivar TCC Black 2014 unplaced genomic scaffold, UniMelb_Shisp_WGS_1.0 HiC_scaffold_73, whole genome shotgun sequence genome contains the following window.
aattaataacagAATAAAACcaaatagaagaagaagaagaagaataagaaattgaaataaataccTCAGCAAGATCATCTCCAAACAATAGATCTGACAGCTTCACCTGAGAACTAATAGGTTCGGAAACAAAACCTTCAGGgatatatttttcaacaatttcaagAGTTTTACAGGCTTTATTCACAGTAAATGGATGGCTAACTGGATAATCAAAATGATCCTTCAGTTGAACTTTAAACAGAAAATTCTTTCCACAAAGCCTGTCCTCCATCCGCCTAGGAATGGAATGAGTTAAATGAATCtgcaacaaaaataaaagatactataaaatatataaaaaattataaaaactataGCATTGTTTCTTATTATTAATACCTTATCTGCATCAACAATATCATCAACTTTCAAATCCAATAGCTGAATAGCCTCTCTATCCCAAAGCAGAAGTGAAACATTGCTAGTGTCATCTACAATATTTAGAACAAATCTGTACctacaaaatattcaatttttaaaaaattaaaaaaatgctatAACTCTGATTAATCAAACTAATCAAACTactataacaataataaaatgaaatacctCCTTTTGGCATAACCAGAAGTCTTCTTACAACGCACACAATAATACTTCCCAGGGGCAACTTGTTCAAGCTTCTTCACACAAATCTTGCAGGACTCATAAAACCATTGACCATAGTGACATTCCACAGAAATAACCCTTCCAAACACCCAATATGAACCACTCTGTGAATAAGAATAAGACACAAACTAAGTTGAGATTTTAATCAGTAAAgtaataacaacaaaaaaaagcaaaattatatataaaaaaatattcactacCTCAAGACACAGGACATCCTCCAGACTCTTCAGTTGCAGGTCATCAAACTCACTATTTATCTTCTTTCCAACTTCACCTAATGACACCATATTCATGAAAGTTGGATCCACAGATATcctaaaacaataaattaagtttaagaatgttaaaattaatggcataatataattactatacagttaaaaaattcaataacaGTTGTTATCATACCTGCTTCTAAACTGCTTAACCTCACTTATATCAGCATTGATAAAAACTTGGGAGGAATTAAAATGTGTAGACACACGCATCTCACCTAAAAAAACAGTTATTGAAATAATGATTAAACAAACTTACAgaaattataacaaattaaaaaactaatagaaacaaaaaaaaaactaaaacaaacagaaaaataaatattagtgaaatatattaCCTCTAAACATATTTGGCCGgcaaaattgaacaattatTATAGGCAATGTTCCTTTACTTTTCTCCAACTGCTGAAGATAagaatcaacgtttgcatcccAAATTGTGCAAAAGATCCTGTTGTGACTGCaataaaaggggaaaaaaagattaataagAGCAGAAACCTTGATTAGATATTTTCAACATTGTTTTCAAACTTACTTCTCATTTGCAATTTCAATCTCAATAAGTCTACATTTAGGCTGACATAGAACTCTCCCAGGTGCAACAATCACTCCAATTACATCTACAAAACTGAAAAGTTAATATctggaaaattttaaagttacaaaatatccaaaaatatgcaaacataataccaaaaaatgtTTCTTCAGCAGCTCTGTCAAGCCTTGCTATCTCATCAAAATTCTTAAATGCAAACCTAGAATACAAGAATTTAGAATATGTGACTTCAGATATTTCAGTTTTGGCAACCATGGTGAGCCTAAATTGGTGATTGGTGGTCTTGTTCTTGAGATTGTTTGGTCTCACAAGAAAATTCCTAATGCAAAATATCCTTCCTTCACTTAGTTTAGCAGCAATACTCTGGCATGAATACCCTGGAAATGATGCTTGAATCCTGGTGCCTTATTaacaaaaatgacaataatttagataatacaatatatatgttAAAAAACCAGAAAGTAATCAATAGTctgtttttcttatattttttatctcCATGAtagtgatattttttaataataaattcatttacaGAATGTGAAGAAGTCAGAAAACATACCACACGATCATGGAAGACAGCTTCCAAGGTCTTATCATTCTTATCTCCAGAATTGTTCTCATAAAGCCGGACACAACGGAAAgcataaaataaatggaagaAATGACAAAATCAAGGTAAGAACACTTTGTTAATTGTGCATAGATTGTTCATCTTCAAAACATGatataagagaaataaaatgattaagaAAAGAGAAGGAACATTCAGAAAAGAATAGATAAATATGATACAGGAAGATAAAGATCATGGAGAATATGAATATCAAttagggaagaagaaagaaagggTTAAGAAACTGAACTGTTTTTGTGTGGATTTTGCTTTCTGATTTCAGCTGAGAGGGAAAAGAAGTAATTGATTATGAGAGTGTTAAGAgaggggtatttatagagcaCATATTCTTCAGCATGGTGTTTAGAAACTATGCAAGTCCCcataaaaacataatcatGAGAGACCtttcacataataatcagaaaTAAGtattacaaaacaaataagataataaaaagaacactaaaaaatactcaatTAGACTATCAGttattaatacaaatatttactaaataatataaatattaatataataaattttttctaaatcgaatatatcatatatatatatatgcacaaatatataagttaatagtaattttactaaaatattaaaaaaatagcatGTCCAAAATTCGGCCCACTAAATTTTAGAAGTTTCCATTAATATAGCTTAAGTTAAGGCCCAttaaatttatgcatttattaaattattattcttgTGTTATTTATATAAGACTAAATAAGTTTCCCCAATAAAGCTGAACCCTAATTTATAACAGCCGCCTCTCTCACTCTCTAGTCTGCAATTAAAGgaaggagagagaagaagaagataaacaGCTGCCTCTAACTCCTCACTCTACAATCATTACTCAAAAAGTTGCTCAAAAAGCAGATGATAGTAGGCGTGGCTTCTCTGCAACCTATTCTATTGCATAAGCAACATATCAACATATgaatacaaataaatcaagGTACGAAATACTCTATATATTGTCTAATGAGTGCAA
Protein-coding sequences here:
- the LOC125199906 gene encoding uncharacterized protein LOC125199906; translated protein: YLPVFAGINVEQAICAGALCPYVAHAAAGSGIPEVKAYLNGIDAHSILAPTTLFVKNRLQRSHAYYHLLFEQLFEFAFKNFDEIARLDRAAEETFFGIIFVDVIGVIVAPGRVLCQPKCRLIEIEIANENHNRIFCTIWDANVDSYLQQLEKSKGTLPIIIVQFCRPNMFRGEMRVSTHFNSSQVFINADISEVKQFRSRISVDPTFMNMVSLGEVGKKINSEFDDLQLKSLEDVLCLESGSYWVFGRVISVECHYGQWFYESCKICVKKLEQVAPGKYYCVRCKKTSGYAKRRYRFVLNIVDDTSNVSLLLWDREAIQLLDLKVDDIVDADKIHLTHSIPRRMEDRLCGKNFLFKVQLKDHFDYPVSHPFTVNKACKTLEIVEKYIPEGFVSEPISSQVKLSDLLFGDDLAEVSQKSFHTPDLSSIENDNNSKWIEEGTVKRCLDMEFDACEDDTDFEALKRQKVNGGE